A region from the Hydra vulgaris chromosome 10, alternate assembly HydraT2T_AEP genome encodes:
- the LOC136085891 gene encoding uncharacterized protein LOC136085891 — MAKNFTPAQLKEILENHENTMMKIFNDRIEKMEIKFNNLKDENFTLKKELSEVQKAVEFISKSYDKIITELTELKKTESKKSPDISNIENGNNNIEEKIAELEDRSRRNNLRFVGIEDKANETWEESKQKIKEFLNTKLNIQENILIDRAHRVGKETGKNRSIVVRFHNYKDKALVLNKYTTMKLWNERLYVNEVFSNFTMNLRRKLFK; from the coding sequence atggCGAAAAACTTTACACCAGCACAACTTAAAGAAATCCTTGAAAATCATGAGAATACtatgatgaaaatttttaatgatcggatagaaaaaatggaaattaaatttaataacttaaaagatgaaaactttacgttaaaaaaagaattatctgaGGTACAGAAAGCTGTTGAATTTATAAGCAAAAgctatgataaaataataactgaacttacagaattaaaaaaaacagagtcGAAAAAATCACCAGATAtaagtaatattgaaaatggAAACAATAACATAGAAGAGAAAATAGCAGAACTAGAAGACAGAAGCCGTAGAAACAACTTGAGATTTGTTGGGATTGAAGATAAAGCTAATGAAACTTGGGaagaaagtaaacaaaaaatcaaagaatttcTCAATACGAAACTTAATatacaagaaaatattttaatagatagAGCCCATCGAGTTGGAAAAGAAACAGGAAAAAACAGATCAATAGTTGTTCGATTTCACAACTACAAAGACAAAGCCCTAGTGTTAAACAAATATACGACGATGAAGCTTTGGAACGAGCGGTTGTACGTTAACGAAGTCTTTAGCAATTTTACAATGAATTTGCGAAGAAAGCTTTTCAAATAA